In the Kitasatospora terrestris genome, one interval contains:
- a CDS encoding ParB/Srx family N-terminal domain-containing protein encodes MRFRLPSARIAAVGAALAVAAGSAPAAFAAPGAPGTRPSFCGHDSRHAPFAQYLCAQEGDLLDVRIGDVHPTQPALGYDEVYYKLGRYTLGKDAINKKFSDWCEADGRIEAVAAAPGARLDDPSSFTCALPVGGETAASTEPMKTVVIGPGGEPFLTDGHHTLTSFFETPDGGADLHVRLRVQANFSNLTRQAFWAEMQAHKWVYLSDPEGNPVKINKLPTGVGLANFENDKYRGLLYFGRDIGYAQNGLPFQEFYWGSWVRDTAPVAGWDTTDQAGYLAAVRTVTEAMTALPKDAVVDSGFTAGRLGALSQWNAGKAANKGEFDKLSKPYSDAKPGKLAYALEYKRVHGLG; translated from the coding sequence ATGCGTTTCAGACTTCCGTCCGCCCGGATCGCGGCGGTCGGAGCCGCGCTGGCCGTCGCCGCCGGATCGGCGCCGGCCGCGTTCGCGGCGCCGGGTGCGCCGGGCACCCGGCCGTCGTTCTGCGGTCACGACAGCCGGCACGCGCCGTTCGCGCAGTACCTGTGCGCCCAGGAGGGCGACCTGCTGGACGTCCGGATCGGCGACGTGCACCCGACCCAGCCGGCGCTGGGCTACGACGAGGTGTACTACAAGCTCGGCCGGTACACCCTCGGCAAGGACGCGATCAACAAGAAGTTCAGTGACTGGTGCGAGGCGGACGGCCGGATCGAGGCCGTGGCGGCGGCACCCGGTGCGCGCCTGGACGACCCGTCCTCGTTCACCTGCGCGCTGCCGGTGGGCGGGGAGACCGCGGCGAGCACCGAGCCGATGAAGACGGTCGTGATCGGCCCCGGCGGGGAGCCGTTCCTGACGGACGGCCACCACACCCTGACCTCGTTCTTCGAGACCCCGGACGGCGGCGCCGACCTGCACGTCCGGCTGCGGGTGCAGGCCAACTTCAGCAACCTGACCCGGCAGGCGTTCTGGGCCGAGATGCAGGCCCACAAGTGGGTGTACCTGAGCGACCCCGAGGGCAACCCCGTCAAGATCAACAAGCTGCCGACCGGTGTCGGCCTGGCCAACTTCGAGAACGACAAGTACCGCGGCCTGCTCTACTTCGGCCGCGACATCGGCTACGCGCAGAACGGCCTGCCGTTCCAGGAGTTCTACTGGGGCAGCTGGGTGCGCGACACCGCGCCGGTGGCCGGCTGGGACACCACCGACCAGGCCGGCTACCTGGCGGCGGTGCGGACCGTGACCGAGGCGATGACCGCGCTGCCCAAGGACGCCGTGGTGGACAGCGGGTTCACCGCCGGCCGGCTCGGCGCGCTGAGCCAGTGGAACGCGGGCAAGGCCGCCAACAAGGGCGAGTTCGACAAGCTGAGCAAGCCGTACTCCGACGCGAAGCCGGGGAAGCTGGCGTACGCGCTGGAGTACAAGCGGGTGCACGGCCTGGGCTGA
- a CDS encoding DUF6585 family protein, translated as MAAPTVPVTQEPLPEAVQALAAAERLGALRETFLPKRHGAGRVTAMLFFTVLGLACFVLPGLFFLWVLWQTPNFNRKQAARRLHLFDHGLVVVDHTGPVGALRWDSMAALQQITERYANGIHVGTGYVYTLYKRDGATIKVTDLFANPERWGVIIQHAITNAQLPGVLEALGRGETVRFGDIAVTTGGVATPKRGATGWAEVQRFEVKNGMVFLSKAGKLLPWSSTPVAKIPNFFLFLATVERLRRQQSAA; from the coding sequence ATGGCCGCACCCACCGTCCCGGTCACCCAGGAACCACTGCCGGAGGCCGTGCAGGCGCTGGCCGCCGCCGAGCGGCTCGGCGCGCTGCGCGAGACCTTCCTGCCCAAGCGCCACGGCGCCGGCCGGGTCACCGCGATGCTGTTCTTCACCGTGCTCGGCCTCGCCTGCTTCGTCCTGCCCGGGCTGTTCTTCCTCTGGGTGCTGTGGCAGACGCCGAACTTCAACCGCAAGCAGGCGGCCCGGCGCCTCCACCTCTTCGACCACGGCCTCGTCGTGGTCGACCACACCGGCCCGGTCGGGGCCCTGCGCTGGGACTCGATGGCCGCGCTCCAGCAGATCACCGAGCGCTACGCCAACGGCATCCACGTCGGCACCGGCTACGTCTACACGCTGTACAAGCGGGACGGCGCCACCATCAAGGTCACCGACCTGTTCGCCAACCCCGAGCGCTGGGGCGTGATCATCCAGCACGCCATCACCAACGCCCAGCTGCCGGGCGTCCTGGAGGCACTGGGACGCGGCGAGACCGTCCGCTTCGGCGACATCGCGGTGACCACCGGCGGCGTGGCGACGCCCAAGCGCGGCGCGACCGGGTGGGCCGAGGTCCAGCGCTTCGAGGTGAAGAACGGCATGGTGTTCCTCTCCAAGGCGGGCAAGCTCCTGCCCTGGTCGAGCACCCCGGTCGCCAAGATCCCGAACTTCTTCCTCTTCCTCGCGACCGTCGAGCGGCTGCGCCGGCAGCAGTCCGCGGCCTGA
- a CDS encoding APC family permease, which produces MALATAAPITAMTGNLPVIVGAGNGVHAPAGFLFVTLVLTVFTVGYVAMARHITTAGAFYGFVSHGLGRIAGMASGLLAVLAYVVFEASIVGIFAYFGQQAVESQFGVDLPWQVFALAMLAITAVLSYFDLEVASKVLGVFLVGEVLMLVLLGGSILLHGGGPDGLQLSSLNPTGAFAGVNAGVGLFFCFWSWIGFESTAMYGEESRNPKRIIPRATLLAVVGLGVLYTFVSWMALAGNGGAGSVEIVGGSSPLDLFLAPAQQYLGHWAVTAFQWLMVTSAFACGMAFHQCAARYLYAIGREGILLPALGRTHARHGSPYVASFAQTGIALAIIGGFWAAGQDPYVSLYTLTAILGTLALLVVQTLCSFAVVAYFRKNHPESRHWFRTLTAPLLGGLGMLAAIVLLVVNLDTAAGAASKILFFKLIPWIVAAVFLGGIALALYMRARHPQKYEVMGRLVVENTQERSDEEQVVPAQV; this is translated from the coding sequence ATGGCGCTGGCGACCGCCGCGCCGATCACCGCGATGACCGGCAACCTTCCGGTCATCGTCGGCGCGGGCAACGGCGTGCACGCGCCGGCCGGCTTCCTGTTCGTGACCCTGGTCCTGACCGTCTTCACCGTCGGCTACGTCGCGATGGCCCGGCACATCACCACCGCGGGCGCCTTCTACGGCTTCGTCTCGCACGGCCTCGGCCGGATCGCCGGCATGGCCTCCGGCCTGCTCGCGGTCCTCGCCTACGTGGTCTTCGAGGCCTCGATCGTCGGCATCTTCGCCTACTTCGGGCAGCAGGCCGTGGAGTCGCAGTTCGGCGTGGACCTGCCCTGGCAGGTCTTCGCCCTGGCGATGCTGGCGATCACCGCGGTGCTCTCCTACTTCGACCTGGAGGTCGCCTCGAAGGTGCTCGGCGTCTTCCTGGTGGGCGAGGTGCTGATGCTGGTCCTGCTCGGCGGCTCGATCCTGCTGCACGGCGGCGGCCCCGACGGCCTGCAGCTGTCCTCGCTCAACCCGACCGGAGCCTTCGCCGGGGTGAACGCCGGTGTCGGCCTGTTCTTCTGCTTCTGGTCCTGGATCGGCTTCGAGTCCACCGCGATGTACGGCGAGGAGTCCCGCAACCCCAAGCGGATCATCCCCCGGGCCACCCTGCTCGCCGTGGTCGGCCTCGGCGTGCTCTACACCTTCGTCTCCTGGATGGCGCTGGCCGGCAACGGCGGCGCCGGGTCCGTGGAGATCGTGGGCGGTTCCAGCCCGCTCGACCTGTTCCTCGCCCCCGCCCAGCAGTACCTGGGGCACTGGGCGGTGACCGCCTTCCAGTGGCTCATGGTCACCAGCGCCTTCGCCTGCGGCATGGCCTTCCACCAGTGCGCCGCCCGCTACCTGTACGCGATCGGACGCGAGGGCATCCTGCTCCCCGCGCTCGGCCGCACCCACGCCCGGCACGGCTCCCCGTACGTCGCCTCCTTCGCGCAGACCGGCATCGCGCTCGCGATCATCGGCGGCTTCTGGGCGGCCGGCCAGGACCCGTACGTCAGCCTCTACACGCTGACCGCGATCCTCGGCACGCTCGCCCTGCTGGTGGTCCAGACGCTCTGCTCCTTCGCGGTGGTCGCCTACTTCCGCAAGAACCACCCCGAGTCCCGGCACTGGTTCCGCACCCTGACCGCGCCGCTGCTCGGCGGCCTGGGCATGCTCGCCGCGATCGTCCTGCTGGTGGTCAACCTCGACACCGCGGCCGGCGCCGCCTCCAAGATCCTCTTCTTCAAGCTGATCCCGTGGATCGTCGCGGCGGTCTTCCTCGGCGGCATCGCGCTGGCCCTGTACATGCGCGCCCGGCACCCGCAGAAGTACGAGGTGATGGGCCGCCTGGTGGTCGAGAACACCCAGGAGCGCTCGGACGAGGAGCAGGTCGTCCCCGCCCAGGTCTGA
- a CDS encoding flavin monoamine oxidase family protein, with amino-acid sequence MARTPHAGRIAQLLADRSAAERLRMPVDEYRGLRDEARAEPDGVSRRALLGRAAALGLAVTAGTASVAPRARAATTDRPITGGARIAIIGAGISGLNAALTLADKGVAATVYEANPTRIGGRMYSGGGVSSPGLWNQGQVSEWGGELVDTGHHEIKQLCQRFGLGLVDVSSTLPAGAEGIFHVNGHYYPKTQVDIDFKQVWQSVKSDIQAGGSAPTWNNHNAASVALDTMTIRDWINSRVPGGYGSDLGRLLDVAYAVEYGADTTEQSSYAMLLMVSWQSSPGNFSIWGGSDERYHIVGGNDQVPRAIAGALPAGTVQLGHTLQAVVRNADGSQTLTFALDGGGTKTVVADHTILTVPLPVLQQRIDLTRAGLDPMMRGVLANMRMGACTKLNMQFNSRPWYGTSPWTGQSNGECFADLPFQQAWDVTRGQAGSNGIAVQYGGGSLARGLTPPSAFTTASTPYTRNLVDDYLSQIDSVWPGTKAAWNGRATLSAWHLNPYSYGAYSYWPTGYLTTYAGYEGTAQGNLHFAGEHTSYDFQGYMNGGAVEGARAAGEVLAALGA; translated from the coding sequence ATGGCACGCACCCCCCACGCCGGCCGGATCGCGCAGCTGCTCGCCGACCGGTCCGCCGCCGAACGCCTGCGGATGCCCGTCGACGAGTACCGGGGCCTGCGCGACGAGGCCCGCGCCGAGCCGGACGGCGTCTCCCGCCGGGCGCTGCTCGGCCGGGCCGCCGCCCTCGGCCTCGCCGTGACCGCCGGCACCGCCTCGGTCGCCCCGCGGGCCCGCGCCGCGACCACCGACCGGCCGATCACCGGCGGCGCCCGGATCGCGATCATCGGCGCCGGCATCTCCGGCCTGAACGCCGCCCTCACCCTCGCCGACAAGGGCGTCGCCGCCACCGTCTACGAGGCCAACCCCACCCGGATCGGCGGCCGGATGTACTCCGGCGGCGGCGTCAGCAGCCCCGGCCTGTGGAACCAGGGCCAGGTCTCCGAGTGGGGCGGCGAGCTGGTCGACACCGGCCACCACGAGATCAAGCAGCTCTGCCAGCGCTTCGGCCTCGGTCTGGTGGACGTCAGCTCCACCCTGCCGGCCGGCGCCGAGGGCATCTTCCACGTCAACGGGCACTACTACCCGAAGACCCAGGTCGACATCGACTTCAAGCAGGTCTGGCAGTCGGTCAAGAGCGACATCCAGGCCGGCGGTTCCGCCCCCACCTGGAACAACCACAACGCCGCGTCGGTCGCGCTCGACACCATGACCATCCGGGACTGGATCAACTCCCGCGTCCCGGGCGGCTACGGCAGCGACCTCGGCCGCCTCCTCGACGTCGCGTACGCCGTGGAGTACGGCGCCGACACCACGGAGCAGTCCTCGTACGCGATGCTGCTGATGGTGTCCTGGCAGTCCAGCCCCGGCAACTTCTCCATCTGGGGCGGCTCCGACGAGCGGTACCACATCGTCGGAGGCAACGACCAGGTCCCGCGGGCCATCGCCGGGGCCCTGCCGGCCGGCACCGTCCAGCTCGGCCACACCCTCCAGGCGGTGGTCCGCAACGCGGACGGCAGCCAGACCCTCACCTTCGCGCTGGACGGCGGCGGCACCAAGACCGTGGTGGCCGACCACACGATCCTCACCGTGCCGCTGCCCGTCCTCCAGCAGCGGATCGACCTGACCCGGGCCGGCCTGGACCCGATGATGCGCGGCGTGCTGGCCAACATGCGGATGGGCGCCTGCACCAAGCTCAACATGCAGTTCAACAGCCGCCCCTGGTACGGCACCAGCCCGTGGACCGGCCAGTCCAACGGCGAGTGCTTCGCCGACCTGCCGTTCCAGCAGGCCTGGGACGTCACCCGCGGCCAGGCCGGCAGCAACGGCATCGCCGTGCAGTACGGCGGCGGCAGCCTCGCCCGCGGCCTCACCCCGCCGTCGGCCTTCACCACCGCCTCGACCCCGTACACCCGCAACCTGGTGGACGACTACCTCAGCCAGATCGACAGCGTCTGGCCCGGCACCAAGGCCGCCTGGAACGGCCGGGCCACCCTCTCCGCCTGGCACCTCAACCCGTACTCGTACGGCGCCTACTCGTACTGGCCGACCGGATACCTGACCACGTACGCGGGCTACGAGGGAACCGCCCAGGGGAACCTGCACTTCGCGGGCGAACACACCTCGTACGACTTCCAGGGGTACATGAACGGCGGCGCCGTCGAGGGCGCCCGCGCGGCCGGGGAGGTGCTCGCCGCGCTCGGGGCCTGA
- a CDS encoding ABC transporter ATP-binding protein yields the protein MSTVIKTDGLTKRFPRVTALDRLTVEVQPGVVGLVGANGAGKSTLIKILLGLSPATEGTGQVLGLDIATEGPAIRERVGYMPEHDCLPPDVSATEFVVHMARMSGLPAAAARERTADTLRHVGLYEERYRPMGGYSTGMKQRVKLAQALVHDPQLVLLDEPTNGLDPVGRDEMLALIRRVHSDFGISVLVTTHLLGELERTCDHLVVIDGGKLLRSSSTASFTEATQLLAVEVTDAADTVLASLTDLGVSVRADGPRLLLVEIAGDDTYDTVRDTVADLGLGLVRLEQRRHRVAEIFADAAQNGGGPDGDAA from the coding sequence GTGTCCACAGTCATCAAGACGGACGGCCTCACCAAGAGGTTCCCCAGGGTCACCGCACTCGACCGGCTCACCGTGGAGGTGCAGCCCGGCGTGGTCGGCCTGGTGGGGGCGAACGGCGCGGGCAAGTCCACACTCATCAAGATCCTCCTGGGCCTCTCCCCGGCCACCGAGGGCACCGGTCAGGTGCTCGGCCTCGACATCGCCACCGAGGGCCCTGCCATCCGCGAGCGGGTCGGGTACATGCCCGAGCACGACTGCCTGCCGCCCGACGTGTCCGCCACCGAGTTCGTCGTCCACATGGCCCGGATGTCCGGCCTGCCGGCCGCCGCGGCCCGCGAGCGGACCGCCGACACGCTGCGCCACGTCGGCCTCTACGAGGAGCGCTACCGCCCGATGGGCGGCTACTCCACCGGCATGAAGCAGCGCGTCAAGCTCGCCCAGGCGCTGGTCCACGACCCGCAGTTGGTGCTGCTCGACGAGCCCACCAACGGCCTCGACCCGGTCGGCCGCGACGAGATGCTGGCGCTGATCCGCCGCGTCCACAGCGACTTCGGGATCTCCGTCCTGGTCACCACCCACCTGCTGGGCGAACTCGAGCGCACCTGCGACCACCTCGTCGTCATCGACGGCGGCAAGCTGCTGCGCTCCTCCTCCACCGCCTCCTTCACCGAGGCCACCCAGCTGCTCGCCGTCGAGGTCACCGACGCGGCGGACACCGTCCTCGCCTCGCTGACCGACCTCGGCGTGAGCGTCCGCGCCGACGGCCCGCGACTGCTGCTGGTCGAGATCGCCGGAGACGACACCTACGACACCGTCCGCGACACCGTCGCCGACCTCGGACTCGGCCTGGTCCGCCTGGAACAGCGCCGCCACAGGGTCGCCGAGATCTTCGCCGACGCCGCCCAGAACGGAGGTGGCCCGGATGGCGACGCCGCCTGA
- a CDS encoding ABC transporter permease yields MATPPEPQTGVIHDIGYRSYAGPRLGRSYATRSLFTQSLRAAYGLGRSGKSKVLPMLLLGAMVLPAAVMIAVAVMTGLTKYPVDYPVYLTSFGLFPQIFIASQAPVLMSRDLRHHIVPLYFSRPITRGDYVRAKTAAMTCAVLLMMVLPLLVMWLGALLAGLPFGDNTTHLLYGLTAAVLYSVLYSALALLIAAATPRRGFGVAAIMGMLVISSVIANIVLGLNGAYRPEPVESAMWGAALSPATLVSALVNQLFGLTGDGMVHAPGGLGVAVFAAEIVALAAGSYALLLRRYRNV; encoded by the coding sequence ATGGCGACGCCGCCTGAGCCCCAGACCGGTGTCATCCACGACATCGGCTACCGCTCCTACGCCGGCCCCCGGCTCGGCCGCTCCTACGCCACCCGCTCGCTCTTCACCCAGAGCCTGCGCGCCGCGTACGGCCTCGGCCGCTCCGGCAAGTCCAAGGTGCTGCCGATGCTGCTGCTGGGCGCCATGGTGCTGCCCGCCGCGGTGATGATCGCCGTCGCCGTGATGACCGGCCTCACCAAGTACCCGGTGGACTACCCCGTCTACCTGACCAGCTTCGGGCTGTTCCCGCAGATCTTCATCGCCTCGCAGGCACCCGTCCTGATGTCCCGCGACCTGCGCCACCACATCGTGCCGCTGTACTTCTCCCGGCCGATCACCCGCGGCGACTACGTCCGCGCCAAGACCGCCGCGATGACCTGCGCGGTGCTGCTGATGATGGTGCTGCCGCTGCTGGTGATGTGGCTCGGCGCCCTGCTGGCCGGCCTGCCGTTCGGCGACAACACCACGCACCTGCTCTACGGCCTGACCGCCGCCGTGCTCTACTCCGTGCTCTACTCGGCGCTCGCCCTGCTGATCGCCGCCGCCACCCCGCGCCGCGGTTTCGGCGTCGCCGCCATCATGGGCATGCTGGTCATCTCCAGCGTGATCGCCAACATCGTCCTCGGCCTGAACGGCGCCTACCGCCCCGAGCCCGTCGAGTCCGCGATGTGGGGCGCCGCGCTCTCCCCGGCGACCCTGGTCTCCGCCCTGGTCAACCAGCTCTTCGGCCTCACCGGCGACGGCATGGTCCACGCCCCCGGCGGCCTCGGCGTCGCGGTCTTCGCGGCCGAGATCGTCGCCCTCGCGGCCGGCTCGTACGCGCTGCTGCTGCGCCGCTACCGGAACGTCTGA
- a CDS encoding ABC transporter ATP-binding protein has product MAVITIDKVSRWFGNVVAVNDVSMRIGPGITGLLGPNGAGKSTLIHMMSGFLAPSAGAVTLDGAPIWRNQEVYRQIGLVPERESMYDYLTGWEFVLANAELHGLTDPAAAAKRAIGLVEMEYAQDRQTGTYSKGMKQRVKMASALVHDPAVLLLDEPFNGMDPRQRLQLMELLRRFGADGRTVLFSSHILEEVEQLARHIEVVVAGRHAASGDFREIRRLMTDRPHRYLVRSSDDRRLAAALIADPSTAGIELDWHERALRIQAINFNGFTTLLPKVARDAGIRLYTVSPADESLESVFSYLVSS; this is encoded by the coding sequence ATGGCCGTCATCACCATCGACAAGGTCTCCCGCTGGTTCGGCAACGTGGTCGCCGTCAACGACGTCTCCATGCGGATCGGTCCCGGCATCACCGGCCTGCTCGGCCCCAACGGCGCCGGCAAGTCCACCCTCATCCACATGATGAGCGGCTTCCTCGCGCCCTCGGCCGGCGCCGTCACCCTCGACGGCGCCCCGATCTGGCGCAACCAGGAGGTCTACCGGCAGATCGGACTCGTCCCCGAGCGCGAGTCCATGTACGACTACCTCACCGGCTGGGAGTTCGTCCTCGCCAACGCCGAACTCCACGGCCTCACCGACCCCGCCGCCGCCGCGAAGCGCGCCATCGGCCTGGTCGAGATGGAGTACGCCCAGGACCGGCAGACCGGCACCTACTCCAAGGGCATGAAGCAGCGCGTCAAGATGGCCTCCGCGCTGGTCCACGACCCCGCCGTGCTCCTCCTCGACGAGCCCTTCAACGGCATGGACCCCCGCCAGCGGCTCCAACTCATGGAACTGCTCCGCCGGTTCGGCGCCGACGGCCGCACCGTGCTGTTCTCCTCCCACATCCTCGAAGAGGTCGAACAGCTCGCCCGGCACATCGAGGTCGTCGTCGCCGGCCGGCACGCCGCCTCCGGCGACTTCCGCGAGATCCGCCGCCTGATGACCGACCGGCCGCACCGCTACCTGGTCCGCTCCAGCGACGACCGCCGGCTGGCCGCCGCGCTGATCGCCGACCCGTCCACCGCCGGCATCGAACTCGACTGGCACGAGCGGGCCCTGCGCATCCAGGCGATCAACTTCAACGGCTTCACCACGCTGCTGCCCAAGGTCGCCCGCGACGCCGGCATCCGCCTCTACACCGTCTCCCCGGCGGACGAGTCCCTGGAGAGCGTCTTCTCCTACCTCGTCTCGTCCTGA
- a CDS encoding ABC transporter permease, with protein MNTTVARLTVRGLFGRRRALLLLLVPALLLVIAVVARNSDSDKHDLIQSVVGQLGLGTLVPILGLIVGTGVIANEIDDGSIVYLLAKPLPRWKIVTSKLAVAIGTTWLFAAVPVLVAGLIIYGNQDDLAVGYTLGALASGAAYSAFFLLLGVVTRHAVVAGLAYALVWESLVGNYVKGAKTLSIQQWGLSIAEATATEGVLTAPVALGVALALLTAVTSIATILAATRLAGLTLASEE; from the coding sequence GTGAACACCACCGTCGCCCGGCTCACCGTCCGGGGCCTGTTCGGACGCCGCCGCGCGCTGCTCCTGCTGCTCGTCCCCGCCCTGCTCCTGGTCATCGCCGTCGTCGCCCGCAACTCCGACAGCGACAAGCACGACCTGATCCAGAGCGTCGTCGGCCAGCTCGGCCTCGGCACCCTGGTGCCCATCCTCGGCCTGATCGTCGGCACCGGCGTGATCGCCAACGAGATCGACGACGGCTCCATCGTCTACCTGCTCGCCAAGCCGCTGCCCCGCTGGAAGATCGTCACCAGCAAGCTCGCCGTGGCGATCGGCACCACCTGGCTCTTCGCCGCCGTCCCCGTCCTCGTCGCCGGCCTGATCATCTACGGCAACCAGGACGACCTGGCCGTCGGCTACACCCTCGGCGCGCTCGCCTCCGGTGCCGCCTACAGCGCCTTCTTCCTGCTGCTCGGCGTCGTCACCCGGCACGCCGTGGTGGCCGGCCTCGCCTACGCGCTGGTGTGGGAGAGCCTCGTCGGGAACTACGTGAAGGGCGCCAAGACCCTCTCCATCCAGCAGTGGGGCCTGTCGATCGCCGAGGCCACCGCCACCGAGGGCGTGCTCACCGCCCCGGTCGCCCTCGGCGTCGCCCTCGCCCTGCTGACCGCCGTCACCTCGATCGCCACCATCCTGGCGGCGACCAGGCTGGCCGGCCTCACCCTGGCGAGCGAGGAGTAA
- a CDS encoding MFS transporter has protein sequence MSVVRAVQPVHELKVSARTRLAHPALLLAGIVLVALNMRACLAAVSPMVGEIQRTFGLSATASGLITTVPVLFQGVGAPLTPRLARRFGTERVVLGAVLVLGAGVLLRVLPSVAALYAGCVVIGVAIAVLNVSMPGLVKREFPARAAAMTGVYSTTMLVGATLAAGLSVPLEHVLGGGWQASLGSWSVLAVVAAVAWLPQVLRSRQERAAVAAAPAGRAVEGIWRNGLAWRISLFMGISSLLVYTLVAWMPTILADHGMDRGRAGLVFAFSNLVQVAGAFLVPLAAGRMTRQRGLAVAMALLNAAGIAVLLLAPVGGAWVAAGVLGLAQGGSLGLALAFIVLRTGSAAGAAQLGGMSQAVGYLVAAAGPVGAGALHQASGGWGLVLVVMLGLTGIAAAAGWGAGRDTVLGAR, from the coding sequence ATGTCGGTCGTCCGTGCTGTCCAGCCCGTCCACGAGCTGAAGGTCAGTGCCCGAACGAGGTTGGCCCATCCGGCCCTGCTGCTGGCCGGCATCGTGCTGGTCGCCCTGAACATGCGGGCCTGTCTGGCGGCGGTGTCGCCGATGGTCGGCGAGATCCAGCGGACCTTCGGCCTGTCGGCGACGGCCAGCGGGCTGATCACCACGGTGCCCGTGCTGTTCCAGGGCGTCGGCGCGCCGCTGACGCCCCGCCTCGCCCGGCGGTTCGGGACCGAGCGGGTGGTGCTGGGTGCGGTGCTGGTGCTCGGCGCGGGCGTGCTGCTGCGGGTGCTGCCCTCGGTGGCGGCGCTGTACGCCGGGTGCGTGGTGATCGGGGTGGCCATCGCGGTGCTGAACGTGTCGATGCCGGGTCTGGTGAAGCGGGAGTTCCCGGCCCGGGCGGCGGCGATGACCGGGGTGTACTCGACCACGATGCTGGTCGGGGCGACCCTGGCGGCGGGCCTGTCGGTGCCGCTGGAGCACGTGCTGGGCGGCGGCTGGCAGGCCTCGCTGGGCTCGTGGTCGGTGCTGGCGGTGGTCGCCGCGGTGGCCTGGCTGCCGCAGGTGCTGAGGTCCCGTCAGGAGCGTGCGGCGGTGGCGGCGGCGCCGGCCGGCCGGGCGGTCGAGGGGATCTGGCGCAACGGCCTGGCCTGGCGGATCAGCCTGTTCATGGGCATCTCCTCGCTGCTGGTGTACACGCTGGTGGCGTGGATGCCGACGATCCTCGCGGACCACGGGATGGACCGGGGCCGGGCCGGGCTGGTGTTCGCGTTCAGCAACCTGGTGCAGGTGGCGGGTGCGTTCCTGGTGCCGCTGGCGGCCGGGCGGATGACCCGGCAGCGGGGGCTCGCGGTCGCGATGGCGCTGCTGAACGCGGCGGGGATCGCGGTGCTGCTGCTCGCGCCGGTGGGCGGCGCCTGGGTCGCGGCCGGGGTGCTGGGGCTGGCCCAGGGCGGGTCGCTGGGGCTGGCGCTGGCGTTCATCGTGCTGCGGACCGGCAGTGCGGCGGGGGCCGCGCAGCTGGGCGGGATGAGCCAGGCGGTGGGCTACCTGGTGGCGGCGGCCGGGCCGGTCGGGGCCGGTGCGCTGCACCAGGCCTCCGGCGGGTGGGGCCTGGTGCTGGTGGTGATGCTCGGGCTGACCGGGATCGCGGCGGCGGCGGGTTGGGGCGCGGGACGGGACACGGTGCTCGGCGCGCGCTGA
- a CDS encoding FadR/GntR family transcriptional regulator has protein sequence MGEGLQAAGRRSLVDVAIEQLREQLLAGAWPVGSRIPTEHELAERLQVGRNTVREAIRVLVHAGMLVSRQGEGTFVRSTSDPAAVLRGVQRSDVRDVLEVRAALEAEAARLAAVRHTAEDIARMRGALAREVEVMAASPERAGREATVEHDLEFHTALVEAAHNPALTEVYRYFGASVRESMRAAFGDHEMPEVDLRTHTALVDAVESGDPERAEAACRELLAEPTAAVEQLLAAIAARK, from the coding sequence GTGGGTGAGGGGCTGCAGGCCGCGGGGCGGCGCTCGCTGGTGGACGTGGCGATCGAGCAGCTGCGGGAGCAGCTGCTGGCCGGGGCGTGGCCGGTGGGGTCGCGGATCCCGACCGAGCACGAGCTGGCCGAGCGGCTGCAGGTGGGGCGCAACACGGTGCGGGAGGCGATCCGGGTGCTGGTGCACGCGGGGATGCTGGTCTCGCGCCAGGGCGAGGGGACGTTCGTCCGGTCGACCAGCGACCCGGCGGCGGTGCTGCGCGGTGTGCAGCGCTCGGACGTCCGGGACGTGCTGGAGGTCCGGGCGGCGCTGGAGGCGGAGGCCGCGCGGCTGGCCGCGGTCCGGCACACCGCCGAGGACATCGCCCGGATGCGGGGTGCGCTGGCCCGCGAGGTCGAGGTGATGGCGGCCAGCCCGGAGCGGGCGGGTCGCGAGGCGACGGTCGAGCACGACCTGGAGTTCCACACGGCGCTGGTCGAGGCGGCGCACAATCCGGCGCTGACCGAGGTGTACCGGTACTTCGGAGCCTCGGTGCGGGAGTCGATGCGGGCCGCGTTCGGCGACCACGAGATGCCCGAGGTCGACCTCCGGACGCACACCGCACTGGTGGACGCGGTGGAGAGCGGCGATCCGGAGCGGGCCGAGGCTGCCTGCCGGGAGCTGCTGGCGGAGCCGACGGCGGCGGTGGAGCAGTTGCTGGCCGCGATCGCGGCGCGGAAGTGA